A section of the Ogataea parapolymorpha DL-1 chromosome II, whole genome shotgun sequence genome encodes:
- a CDS encoding ATP-dependent RNA helicase DHH1 — translation MSEDWKANLNLPKKDGRPQTDDVLATKGNTFESFHLKRELLMGIFEAGFEKPSPIQEEAIPVALMGRDILARAKNGTGKTAAFVIPTLEKLKPKVNKIQALILVPTRELALQTSQVVKTLGAHLGIQVMVTTGGTSLRDDIMRLHEPVHVLVGTPGRVLDLASRKLAEFDECRMFVMDEADKMLSREFKNIIEQILKFFPQSSSGKGNGYQSLLFSATFPLAVKSFMDQHLYKPYEINLMDELTLKGITQYYAFVEEKQKLHCLNTLFSKLQINQSIIFCNSTNRVELLSKKITELDYSCYYSHAKMPQAARNKVFHEFRQGKVRNLVCSDLLTRGIDIQAVNVVVNFDFPKTAETYLHRIGRSGRFGHFGIAINLINWNDRFNLYKIEQELGTEIKPIPAEIDKSLYVVGQPESIPRPFKLDQLPNGNERNHNRYNGQPTQPQTQKQVEY, via the coding sequence ATGTCCGAAGACTGGAAAGCAAACCTCAATCTCCCGAAAAAGGACGGCCGGCCGCAGACAGACGACGTGCTCGCCACCAAGGGCAACACGTTCGAGTCGTTCCATCTCAAACGAGAACTTCTCATGGGCATTTTCGAGGCAGGCTTCGAAAAACCGTCGCCCatccaagaagaagccatcCCGGTGGCATTAATGGGCAGAGACATTCTCGCTAGAGCGAAAAACGGAACAGGTAAAACGGCAGCCTTTGTGATTCCAActctggagaagctgaaacCGAAAGTGAACAAAATACAGGCGCTAATTCTCGTTCCTACTAGAGAATTGGCTCTTCAAACGTCTCAGGTCGTCAAGACTTTGGGAGCCCATCTGGGTATCCAGGTCATGGTCACTACTGGAGGAACCTCGCTCAGAGATGATATTATGAGATTGCACGAGCCAGTGCACGTTCTGGTGGGTACTCCAGGAAGAGTGCTGGACCTAGCATCTAGAAAATTGGCCGAATTTGACGAATGTCGCATGTTTGTTATGGACGAAGCCGACAAGATGTTATCGCGCGAGTTTAAAAACATTATCGAGCAGATCCTCAAGTTCTTCCCTCAGTCGTCGTCCGGAAAGGGCAATGGCTACCAGTCGCTGCTCTTCAGTGCCACATTCCCTCTAGCCGTCAAATCATTTATGGACCAGCACCTCTACAAGCCTTACGAAATTAATTTGATGGACGAACTTACCTTGAAGGGTATCACCCAGTATTATGCCTTTGTGGAGgaaaagcagaaactgcaCTGTCTGAACACTCTCTTTTCCAAACTACAAATCAACCAATCGATCATTTTCTGCAACTCCACCAACAGAGTGGAGCTGCTCTccaagaaaatcacagaACTTGACTACTCTTGCTACTACTCCCACGCCAAGATGCCTCAGGCTGCAAGAAACAAGGTCTTCCACGAGTTCAGACAAGGGAAAGTCAGAAACTTGGTTTGTTCTGACTTGCTTACCAGAGGTATCGATATCCAGGCAGTCAACGTGGTGGTGAATTTCGACTTCCCAAAGACTGCTGAAACTTATTTGCACAGAATTGGAAGATCTGGTAGATTTGGCCATTTCGGTATCGCCATCAACCTCATCAACTGGAACGATAGATTCAACTTGTACAAAATTGAACAAGAACTCGGAACCGAGATCAAGCCTATTCCTGCTGAGATCGACAAGTCTCTCTACGTTG
- a CDS encoding SNARE protein YKT6, synaptobrevin/VAMP syperfamily: protein MHLFYLGVVRPGKNGAKTLELAEAKDLSSFSFFQRSSVGQFMTFFAETIAERTTPGQRQSVEEGNYIGHVYTRAEGISGVIISDKDYPIRPAYTLLNKILDEYISIHPPNQWATVAEKTPDLAFDSLEPYLTKYQNPTEADAIMKVQQELDETKIVLQKSIESVLQRGEQLDSLVDKSEALTASSRTFYKQAKKTNSCCVIV, encoded by the coding sequence ATGCATCTCTTCTATCTAGGAGTCGTCAGACCAGGCAAAAACGGCGCCAAAACGCTGGAACTTGCCGAGGCTAAGGACCTAtcctcgttctcgttcttcCAGCGCTCTTCGGTGGGCCAGTTCATGACTTTCTTTGCTGAAACGATCGCCGAAAGAACAACACCTGGCCAGAGACAGTCTGTGGAAGAAGGCAACTACATCGGCCATGTTTACACCAGGGCAGAGGGTATTTCGGGCGTCATAATATCAGACAAAGACTATCCCATCAGACCAGCATACACTCTCCTGAACAAGATCCTCGACGAGTATATTTCCATCCATCCTCCAAACCAATGGGCCACTGTTGCAGAAAAAACGCCAGACCTCGCTTTCGACAGTCTGGAGCCTTACCTGACAAAATACCAGAACCCGACCGAGGCTGATGCCATCATGAAGgtgcagcaggagctggacgagaccAAGATTGTGCTCCAGAAGAGCATCGAGTCGGTGCTCCAAAGAGGCGAACAGCTGGACTCGCTCGTGGACAAGTCGGAGGCACTCACGGCAAGCTCGCGCACGTTCTACAAACaggccaagaagaccaacagctgctgcgtgATTGTCTGA
- a CDS encoding Mitochondrial intermembrane space import and assembly protein 40 — MYSLLSRTALRSSRNLARHSSTFSRRQFSAAAPGGAVVALGLAGFITYTFASPISMESPIDKEKLVEKAEKPVETTEHDDEKGAYDPETGEINWDCPCLGGMAHGPCGEEFKAAFSCFVYSKEEPKGIDCIEKFKGMQECFKKYPEVYAEELREDDEYGQVPEAQDTAQKAEVAVTEAVEAVSETVSDVATKVVEKTEESVGQIAEKTDVLVQSPQAADLSHKVADAVESATEVPAMVIEETLEGK, encoded by the coding sequence ATGTATTCCTTGTTGTCCCGCACTGCGCTTAGAAGCTCGCGGAATCTCGCGAGACACTCGTCGACCTTTTCGAGACGGCAGTTTTCTGCTGCCGCCCCGGGCGGCGCCGTTGTCGCGCTCGGTTTGGCCGGATTTATCACCTACACTTTTGCCTCTCCGATTTCGATGGAGTCGCCTATCGAcaaggaaaagctggtCGAGAAGGCTGAGAAGCCTGTCGAGACGACTGAGCATGATGACGAGAAGGGAGCCTACGACCCGGAAACGGGAGAGATCAACTGGGATTGCCCTTGTCTTGGAGGTATGGCTCACGGGCCTTGTGGAGAGGAGTTCAAGGCCGCTTTCTCGTGCTTTGTCTACTCCAAGGAGGAGCCTAAGGGAATCGATtgcattgaaaaattcaaggGAATGCAGGAGTGTTTCAAGAAATATCCGGAAGTTTATGCTGAGGAACTGAGAGAGGATGACGAATACGGCCAAGTTCCAGAGGCCCAGGATACCGCGCAAAAAGCGGAGGTTGCCGTCACGGAGGCTGTCgaagctgtttctgagACTGTTTCCGACGTGGCGACGAAGGTTGTCGAGAAAACAGAGGAGTCTGTGGGCCAAATTGCTGAAAAGACCGACGTTTTGGTCCAGTCACCGCAGGCAGCCGATCTCTCGCACAAGGTCGCCGACGCCGTCGAGAGCGCTACTGAGGTGCCTGCCATGGTGATTGAGGAGACTTTGGAGGGTAAATAG